In Juglans microcarpa x Juglans regia isolate MS1-56 chromosome 4S, Jm3101_v1.0, whole genome shotgun sequence, a single window of DNA contains:
- the LOC121263122 gene encoding 50S ribosomal protein L21, chloroplastic-like isoform X2, with the protein MASATLSLCPSFPTHCRISTKQYPSPTFSFSFSNNSNLRSLSLSSLNLSLSSSSRTFPLLSKFSESEAAVLESESGSPEPEAAEFVQTSPVQVPKREEVFAVVMIGSRQYIVFPGRFIYTQRLKGANVNDKIILNKVLLIGTRTSTYIGKPVVTNAAVHAVVEEQGLDPKVIVFKYKKKKNYRRNIGHRQPNTRIRITGITGYQDYPAVTLES; encoded by the exons ATGGCCTCTGCAACCCTTTCCTTATGTCCCTCTTTCCCAACCCACTGCAGAATCTCTACAAAGCAATACCCTTCCCCgactttctctttctctttctctaacAATTCCAATCTCaggtctctctccctctcttccctcaacctctctctctcttcttcttcgcGTACATTTCCACTTCTCTCCAAGTTCTCAGAATCTGAGGCAGCCGTGCTTGAGTCTGAATCCGGTTCACCGGAGCCCGAAGCTGCGGAATTCGTCCAAACCTCCCCAGTTCAAGTCCCCAAGCGAGAGGAAGTGTTCGCTGTGGTTATG ATAGGATCACGCCAATACATTGTTTTTCCTGGGCGGTTTATCTATACTCAAAGGCTTAAAGGCGCTAATGTCAACGATAAG ATTATCTTGAACAAGGTGTTGCTCATCGGAACCAGAACAAGTACCTACATTGGAAAACCAGTGGTGACTAATGCTGCTGTGCATGCTGTAGTTGAAGAGCAG GGTTTAGATCCCAAAGTGATTGTCTTCAAgtataagaagaagaaaaactatcGAAGAAACATTGGTCATCGACAA CCAAATACAAGGATACGCATAACAGGCATCACAGGCTATCAGGACTATCCAGCTGTTACACTTGAATCTTAG
- the LOC121263072 gene encoding uncharacterized membrane protein At4g09580-like, whose product MAAPRNLMGDNGRLSRDEENGLGEDDSPTGKKPKSERFTLSRWEFVAAIGIFVIFSTGLFCIYLTMPAAEYGKLKLPRSVSDLRLLKDHLASYAKDYPAQFMLGYCSIYIFMQTFMIPGTIFLSLLAGALFGVIRGLLLVVFNATAGASCCFFLSKLIGKPIVSWLWDERLRFFQSEIAKRRDKLLNYMLFLRITPTLPNLFINLASPIVDIPFHVFFLATLIGLIPASYIIVRAGLALGDLKSVKDLYDFKTLSVLFLIGFIFICPTLLKRKKIYE is encoded by the exons ATGGCGGCTCCTCGGAATCTGATGGGCGACAACGGGCGGCTTTCGAGAGACGAAGAGAACGGCCTCGGAGAGGACGATTCGCCCACCGGCAAGAAGCCCAAATCGGAGAGATTCACCTTGTCTCGCTGGGAGTTCGTCGCCGCCATCGGCATCTTCGTCATCTTTTCCACCGGCTTATTCTGCATCTACTTGACCATGCCCGCCGCAGAATACGGCAAACTCAAGCTGCCTCGCAGCGTTTCGGATCTTCGTTTGCTCAA AGATCATCTGGCATCGTATGCTAAGGATTACCCGGCTCAATTCATGCTGGGTTACTGCTCCATATACATATTCATGCAGACATTCATGATTCCTGGAACAATTTTCCTGTCTTTGCTAGCTGGAGCTCTTTTTGGTGTTATCAGAGGTCTTCTCTTAGTTGTTTTTAATGCTACAGCTGGAGCATCGTGCTGCTTCTTTTTGTCCAAGTTAATTGGCAAGCCTATTGTTAGTTGGTTGTGGGATGAAAGGTTGAGATTCTTCCAATCAGAG ATAGCTAAGCGTAGAGATAAGCTGCTGAATTACATGCTTTTTCTGAGGATAACTCCAACATTGCCCAACCTTTTCATCAATTTGGCATCTCCGATTGTTGATATACCATTTCATGTTTTCTTTCTGGCTACTTTGATTGGTCTTATTCCGGCATCCTATATCATAGTCAGA GCTGGCCTAGCACTTGGGGATCTAAAGTCAGTCAAGGATCTTTATGATTTCAAAACCCTATCTGTTCTTTTTCTGATTGGTTTCATCTTCATTTGTCCTACCCTtctgaaaaggaagaaaatctATGAGTGA
- the LOC121263122 gene encoding 50S ribosomal protein L21, chloroplastic-like isoform X3: MASATLSLCPSFPTHCRISTKQYPSPTFSFSFSNNSNLRSLSLSSLNLSLSSSSRTFPLLSKFSESEAAVLESESGSPEPEAAEFVQTSPVQVPKREEVFAVVMIILNKVLLIGTRTSTYIGKPVVTNAAVHAVVEEQGLDPKVIVFKYKKKKNYRRNIGHRQHTSRWRFMWSARVMLPARKICSFNLPILVLPS, from the exons ATGGCCTCTGCAACCCTTTCCTTATGTCCCTCTTTCCCAACCCACTGCAGAATCTCTACAAAGCAATACCCTTCCCCgactttctctttctctttctctaacAATTCCAATCTCaggtctctctccctctcttccctcaacctctctctctcttcttcttcgcGTACATTTCCACTTCTCTCCAAGTTCTCAGAATCTGAGGCAGCCGTGCTTGAGTCTGAATCCGGTTCACCGGAGCCCGAAGCTGCGGAATTCGTCCAAACCTCCCCAGTTCAAGTCCCCAAGCGAGAGGAAGTGTTCGCTGTGGTTATG ATTATCTTGAACAAGGTGTTGCTCATCGGAACCAGAACAAGTACCTACATTGGAAAACCAGTGGTGACTAATGCTGCTGTGCATGCTGTAGTTGAAGAGCAG GGTTTAGATCCCAAAGTGATTGTCTTCAAgtataagaagaagaaaaactatcGAAGAAACATTGGTCATCGACAA CATACATCCAGGTGGAGATTTATGTGGTCAGCTCGAGTAATGTTGCCTGCTAGAAAGATTTGTTCCTTTAACCTACCCATTTTGGTACTTCCATCCTAG
- the LOC121263122 gene encoding 50S ribosomal protein L21, chloroplastic-like isoform X1 has translation MASATLSLCPSFPTHCRISTKQYPSPTFSFSFSNNSNLRSLSLSSLNLSLSSSSRTFPLLSKFSESEAAVLESESGSPEPEAAEFVQTSPVQVPKREEVFAVVMIGSRQYIVFPGRFIYTQRLKGANVNDKIILNKVLLIGTRTSTYIGKPVVTNAAVHAVVEEQGLDPKVIVFKYKKKKNYRRNIGHRQHTSRWRFMWSARVMLPARKICSFNLPILVLPS, from the exons ATGGCCTCTGCAACCCTTTCCTTATGTCCCTCTTTCCCAACCCACTGCAGAATCTCTACAAAGCAATACCCTTCCCCgactttctctttctctttctctaacAATTCCAATCTCaggtctctctccctctcttccctcaacctctctctctcttcttcttcgcGTACATTTCCACTTCTCTCCAAGTTCTCAGAATCTGAGGCAGCCGTGCTTGAGTCTGAATCCGGTTCACCGGAGCCCGAAGCTGCGGAATTCGTCCAAACCTCCCCAGTTCAAGTCCCCAAGCGAGAGGAAGTGTTCGCTGTGGTTATG ATAGGATCACGCCAATACATTGTTTTTCCTGGGCGGTTTATCTATACTCAAAGGCTTAAAGGCGCTAATGTCAACGATAAG ATTATCTTGAACAAGGTGTTGCTCATCGGAACCAGAACAAGTACCTACATTGGAAAACCAGTGGTGACTAATGCTGCTGTGCATGCTGTAGTTGAAGAGCAG GGTTTAGATCCCAAAGTGATTGTCTTCAAgtataagaagaagaaaaactatcGAAGAAACATTGGTCATCGACAA CATACATCCAGGTGGAGATTTATGTGGTCAGCTCGAGTAATGTTGCCTGCTAGAAAGATTTGTTCCTTTAACCTACCCATTTTGGTACTTCCATCCTAG